In Dysgonomonadaceae bacterium zrk40, one genomic interval encodes:
- a CDS encoding ATP-binding protein, with product MKFCYEIKGGDFSAGGSASSQVKKTLKQFNIAPQVLRRIAVALYEAEMNVVAHAWRGSMCVDINIDHLNVVIEDEGPGIEDIERAMEEGFSTATEEVRQMGFGAGMGLPNIRKNSDEMKLTSTPGIGTRLALTIRF from the coding sequence ATGAAATTCTGTTATGAGATAAAGGGAGGTGACTTCAGTGCCGGTGGCAGTGCCAGCTCACAGGTGAAGAAGACGCTGAAGCAGTTCAACATCGCACCTCAGGTGCTTAGAAGAATTGCAGTAGCCCTCTATGAGGCGGAGATGAATGTGGTGGCTCACGCATGGAGGGGTAGTATGTGCGTGGATATCAATATCGATCATCTCAATGTGGTGATCGAAGATGAAGGCCCCGGCATTGAAGACATCGAACGGGCGATGGAGGAGGGGTTCTCTACAGCTACGGAGGAGGTGCGACAGATGGGTTTTGGTGCCGGTATGGGGTTGCCTAACATCCGGAAAAACAGCGATGAAATGAAGCTTACCTCCACCCCCGGCATCGGTACGAGGCTTGCATTGACAATCAGATTTTAA
- a CDS encoding transcriptional regulator, with protein MNAQQLNQLIQGTILLEGNVSTRYTKAFASDLMSDVLRFQMEQTVLVTGLCTIQVLRTAEMSNITCIIFARGKRVTPDMLALAEEHHITLIESALTLFEISGRLYQGGLEPVYR; from the coding sequence ATGAATGCACAACAACTGAACCAATTGATTCAAGGAACGATTCTCCTGGAAGGGAATGTTTCAACACGCTACACAAAAGCGTTCGCCTCAGACCTTATGAGCGATGTGCTCCGTTTTCAAATGGAGCAGACCGTGCTGGTAACTGGTCTTTGCACCATACAGGTGCTGCGGACAGCCGAGATGTCCAATATTACCTGCATCATCTTTGCTCGTGGCAAACGGGTCACCCCTGACATGTTAGCACTTGCGGAGGAGCATCACATCACCCTGATCGAATCTGCGCTGACCCTCTTCGAAATATCGGGGCGACTCTATCAGGGTGGATTGGAACCGGTGTACCGATGA
- the lysS gene encoding lysine--tRNA ligase, which produces MNNLELSEQEIIRRQSLDELRKMGIEPYPAALYEVNAWSTEIKDAFRDEAERRQVSIAGRIMGRRIMGKASFVELMDAQGRIQVYITRDDICTGEDKELYNTVFKKLTDIGDFIGITGYVFRTKTGEISVHAESMTILSKSLKPLPVVKVKDGVTFDKFSDPEMRYRQRYVDLLVNDGVKDIFLKRTRLFDAMRNFFNERGYLEVDTPVLQNIPGGAAARPFITHMNALDIDLYLRIANELYLKRLIVAGFEGVYEFSRNFRNEGMDRTHNPEFTVMEIYVAYKDYKWMMAFTEQMLEQVALQVLGTTKVQVGDHEIDFKAPYRRVTMIDAIREHTGIDISGMDEKQLRDVCRELGVEEDETMGKGKLIDEIFGEKAEGNYIQPTFIIDYPIEMSPLCKRHRNNPELTERFELMVNGKELANAYSELNDPIDQRQRFEEQLRLSEKGDDEAMFIDQDFLRALEYGMPPTSGMGIGMDRLAMLLTGQTSIQEVLLFPMMRPEKTVKRDPLTRYTEAGIPEEWATLLQKAGYLQLENLRELNPNKLHQEICGMNKKFKLGLNNPTPEEVKTWTEHAASI; this is translated from the coding sequence ATGAACAATTTAGAACTTAGCGAACAGGAGATCATTCGCCGCCAAAGCCTTGACGAACTGCGAAAAATGGGAATAGAACCTTATCCCGCAGCACTCTATGAGGTGAATGCCTGGTCCACAGAGATAAAAGATGCTTTCAGAGACGAGGCTGAACGCCGTCAGGTAAGCATTGCCGGTCGCATCATGGGACGCCGTATCATGGGCAAAGCCTCTTTCGTGGAGCTGATGGATGCCCAGGGACGCATCCAGGTCTACATCACCCGCGACGACATCTGCACCGGAGAGGATAAAGAACTCTACAACACCGTTTTCAAGAAACTCACCGATATCGGAGACTTCATCGGTATTACAGGTTACGTTTTCCGCACCAAGACCGGTGAGATCTCTGTACACGCAGAATCGATGACCATCCTCTCCAAGTCACTCAAACCACTACCGGTTGTGAAAGTGAAAGATGGGGTAACTTTCGACAAATTTTCGGATCCCGAGATGCGCTACCGTCAGCGATATGTTGATCTACTGGTGAATGACGGGGTGAAAGATATCTTTTTGAAGCGCACCCGCCTCTTCGATGCGATGCGTAATTTCTTCAACGAAAGGGGGTATCTCGAGGTAGATACACCTGTGCTGCAGAACATCCCGGGTGGTGCAGCCGCTCGCCCGTTCATCACCCATATGAATGCACTCGACATCGACCTCTACCTTCGAATTGCCAATGAGCTCTACCTGAAACGGCTGATTGTGGCAGGCTTTGAGGGGGTCTACGAGTTCTCACGGAACTTTCGCAACGAGGGGATGGACCGCACCCACAACCCTGAGTTCACGGTGATGGAGATCTATGTGGCTTATAAGGACTACAAGTGGATGATGGCATTCACAGAGCAGATGCTTGAACAGGTGGCCCTGCAGGTGCTGGGTACCACGAAGGTGCAGGTGGGAGATCATGAAATCGACTTTAAGGCTCCATACCGACGTGTCACCATGATCGATGCGATCAGGGAGCATACCGGCATCGATATCAGCGGGATGGATGAAAAGCAATTGCGGGATGTGTGCCGTGAGCTGGGCGTGGAAGAGGATGAGACCATGGGCAAGGGGAAGCTTATTGATGAGATCTTCGGTGAAAAGGCTGAAGGCAACTATATCCAACCCACCTTTATCATCGACTACCCCATCGAGATGTCACCCCTCTGCAAGCGGCATCGCAACAATCCCGAGCTGACCGAACGGTTCGAGTTGATGGTCAACGGCAAAGAGCTTGCCAACGCTTACTCGGAGCTGAACGACCCGATCGACCAACGGCAACGGTTTGAAGAGCAGCTGCGCCTCTCCGAGAAGGGGGATGACGAGGCGATGTTCATCGACCAGGATTTCCTACGTGCCCTGGAGTATGGAATGCCTCCCACCTCCGGCATGGGTATCGGCATGGACCGACTCGCAATGCTGCTCACAGGTCAGACCTCCATCCAGGAGGTGTTGCTCTTCCCGATGATGCGTCCGGAGAAAACAGTGAAGAGAGATCCCCTCACTCGCTACACTGAAGCAGGCATCCCCGAAGAGTGGGCAACCCTGTTACAGAAAGCTGGTTACCTGCAGCTAGAGAACCTCAGAGAACTCAATCCCAATAAGCTGCACCAGGAGATCTGTGGGATGAACAAAAAGTTCAAGTTGGGACTGAACAATCCCACCCCCGAGGAGGTTAAAACATGGACAGAGCATGCCGCATCAATTTAA
- a CDS encoding NAD(P)H-dependent glycerol-3-phosphate dehydrogenase produces MDSIGKICILGGGTWGTALAKMVLMNQKHMNWFIRRDDQIEGFYKLGHNPSYLTNVKFNLAQITFYSNIEKAIKDSDTIIVAIPSPYVKQYFRRIWNSSFRGKFVVSALKGIIPNDNVVMSEFLAANYKIPFENIGVLSGPCHAEEVALERLSFLTVASKDQNKAVLLSEAINSRILKTRISDDVVGIELAAVLKNIYAIAAGICQGLLYGDNFQAVLMSNCAKEMSSFLNGVLPMERCIAEQHYLGDMLVTGYSQFSRNRTLGAMIGKGYSVKSAQLEMEMIAEGYYGAKCIHELNNRFKVDMPIAHTVYQILYEKLSPQEAIRNLINFF; encoded by the coding sequence ATGGATTCAATCGGCAAAATCTGTATCCTGGGTGGCGGCACCTGGGGAACGGCACTCGCCAAGATGGTACTGATGAACCAGAAGCACATGAACTGGTTCATCCGCCGCGACGATCAGATCGAGGGGTTCTACAAGCTGGGGCACAACCCCTCCTACCTCACCAATGTCAAATTCAACCTGGCACAAATCACCTTCTACTCCAACATAGAGAAGGCGATAAAGGACTCCGACACCATCATCGTGGCCATCCCCTCCCCGTATGTGAAGCAATACTTCCGCCGTATCTGGAACAGCTCCTTCCGAGGCAAATTCGTGGTTTCCGCCCTCAAGGGAATCATTCCCAACGACAACGTGGTGATGAGCGAGTTCCTGGCAGCCAACTACAAGATTCCTTTCGAGAACATCGGTGTGCTCTCAGGCCCCTGCCATGCAGAGGAGGTAGCTCTCGAGCGCCTCTCCTTCCTCACGGTGGCCAGCAAAGACCAAAACAAGGCTGTTCTTCTCTCCGAGGCAATCAACTCCCGGATTCTCAAGACTCGCATCTCTGACGACGTGGTGGGCATTGAGCTCGCCGCAGTACTAAAAAATATTTACGCCATCGCGGCCGGCATCTGCCAGGGACTGCTCTACGGCGACAACTTTCAGGCGGTGCTGATGAGCAACTGCGCCAAGGAAATGTCGAGCTTTCTCAACGGAGTGCTACCCATGGAGCGCTGTATCGCAGAACAGCACTATCTGGGCGACATGCTGGTCACCGGTTACTCGCAGTTCAGCCGCAACCGCACCCTGGGGGCCATGATCGGCAAGGGCTACTCGGTGAAGAGCGCACAGCTGGAGATGGAGATGATCGCCGAGGGCTACTATGGAGCCAAATGTATCCACGAGTTAAACAACCGCTTCAAGGTGGATATGCCCATCGCACATACGGTTTACCAGATCCTCTACGAGAAGCTGTCACCACAGGAGGCAATCCGCAATCTGATCAATTTCTTCTAG
- a CDS encoding glucose-6-phosphate isomerase, whose protein sequence is MDHIQLQIKDVAKFLPEEEILKQAAQAIACNQALHDGSRAGNDFLGWVNLPSSITDEEMREIEDVATILRTRCEAVVVVGIGGSYLGARAVIDALSDSFDWLQEPAKRKNPVILYAGNNISEDYLYELMSYLDNKQFGLINISKSGTTTEPALAFRLLKDLLVSKVGKEEARQRIVAVTDAARGALRTLAGTEGYKTFVIPDNVGGRYSVLTPVGLLPIAVAGINIRKLVEGALEIEKASAASTAFDYNLPAIYAVIRNELYKRGKKIEILVNYHPKLHFLAEWWKQLFGESEGKENLGIFPAAVDFTTDLHSMGQWIQEGERTIFETVLSIRKPNQKVEIPHDDRDLDGLNYLEGKRVDEVNKMAELGTRIAHVDGDVPNLLIELPELNEKYIGQLIYFFEKACGISGYLLGINPFDQPGVEAYKKNMFALLEKPGFEEATRVIKARL, encoded by the coding sequence ATGGATCATATTCAACTACAAATCAAGGATGTGGCAAAGTTTCTTCCCGAGGAAGAGATCCTGAAACAGGCAGCACAGGCAATAGCCTGCAATCAGGCACTGCACGATGGTAGCCGTGCCGGGAACGATTTCCTGGGATGGGTGAATCTTCCCTCCTCCATCACCGACGAGGAGATGCGGGAGATAGAAGATGTGGCTACCATACTGCGCACCCGTTGCGAAGCAGTGGTGGTGGTGGGCATCGGTGGCAGCTATCTGGGTGCCCGGGCAGTGATCGATGCACTCAGTGACTCATTCGACTGGTTGCAAGAGCCCGCAAAACGTAAGAATCCGGTGATCCTCTATGCAGGAAACAACATCAGCGAGGATTATCTCTATGAGCTGATGAGTTACCTCGACAACAAGCAGTTCGGGCTAATCAACATCTCCAAATCGGGGACCACCACCGAACCGGCTCTCGCTTTCCGTCTGCTGAAAGACCTGCTGGTGAGCAAAGTGGGTAAGGAGGAGGCCCGCCAACGAATCGTGGCGGTTACCGACGCTGCCCGCGGTGCCCTGCGCACTCTGGCAGGAACGGAAGGCTATAAAACCTTCGTGATCCCCGACAACGTGGGCGGCCGCTACTCGGTACTCACACCTGTGGGTCTTCTCCCCATTGCCGTGGCAGGCATCAACATCCGCAAGCTGGTGGAAGGTGCCCTCGAAATTGAAAAAGCATCAGCGGCCTCTACAGCGTTTGACTATAACCTACCGGCCATCTACGCAGTGATCCGCAACGAGCTCTACAAAAGAGGCAAGAAAATAGAGATTTTGGTCAACTACCACCCTAAGCTCCATTTCCTGGCAGAATGGTGGAAACAGCTCTTCGGGGAAAGTGAAGGCAAGGAGAACCTGGGGATCTTCCCCGCCGCGGTTGACTTCACCACCGACCTCCACTCCATGGGACAGTGGATTCAGGAGGGGGAACGCACCATCTTTGAAACAGTTCTTTCCATCCGCAAACCCAACCAGAAGGTGGAGATTCCACACGATGACAGGGATCTGGATGGCCTCAACTACCTGGAAGGAAAACGGGTGGATGAGGTAAATAAGATGGCGGAACTGGGCACCCGCATCGCCCACGTGGACGGCGATGTACCCAACCTACTGATAGAGCTGCCGGAGCTGAACGAGAAGTACATCGGCCAGCTGATCTACTTCTTCGAAAAAGCCTGCGGCATCAGCGGATACCTGCTGGGTATCAACCCATTCGACCAACCCGGCGTAGAGGCTTACAAGAAGAACATGTTCGCCTTGCTCGAGAAACCGGGCTTCGAGGAAGCCACACGTGTGATCAAGGCAAGACTTTAA
- a CDS encoding HAD hydrolase-like protein codes for MKEILTDYLQRNRLQRFDLKAVIFDMDGVLYDSMPAHDRSWQQTMDELGLTHEPNEFYLHEGRIGKATIDIIFQRNLKRDAAEEEEKRIYARKSELFQEYNSGATIPGAKEVLTFVREEGLIPVLVTGSGQPSLLERLDHHFAGCFTPKTMVTAFDVVNGKPDPEPFVKGLQKGGGLQPHQAIVIENAPLGIEAAVGAGIFTIAVNTGPLPDIILREAGASLVFDSMHQLAEVLPEIIRLAGEVTA; via the coding sequence ATGAAAGAAATACTGACTGACTATTTGCAGCGGAACCGGCTTCAACGGTTCGACTTGAAAGCGGTGATCTTCGACATGGATGGTGTGCTCTACGACTCCATGCCTGCACATGATCGCTCCTGGCAGCAGACCATGGATGAGTTGGGGCTCACCCATGAGCCCAATGAGTTTTATCTGCATGAAGGAAGAATCGGAAAGGCAACCATCGACATAATTTTTCAACGCAACCTGAAACGGGATGCTGCGGAAGAAGAGGAAAAGCGGATCTATGCCCGTAAATCGGAACTGTTTCAGGAATACAACAGCGGGGCCACAATACCCGGAGCAAAGGAGGTCCTAACATTTGTACGGGAAGAGGGCCTGATTCCGGTGCTGGTTACCGGCTCAGGACAACCATCACTATTGGAGCGCCTCGACCACCACTTCGCCGGATGCTTCACCCCAAAAACAATGGTCACTGCGTTCGATGTGGTGAACGGCAAACCCGACCCGGAGCCATTTGTAAAAGGGTTGCAGAAAGGGGGAGGGTTGCAGCCACATCAAGCCATCGTGATCGAGAATGCTCCACTGGGTATTGAGGCTGCGGTGGGTGCCGGCATCTTCACCATCGCAGTAAATACGGGCCCCCTTCCCGACATCATTCTGCGCGAGGCGGGTGCCTCCCTGGTGTTCGACTCAATGCACCAGCTGGCTGAGGTACTCCCTGAAATCATCCGGCTGGCAGGTGAGGTTACGGCATAG
- a CDS encoding NAD(+) synthase: MYINRQGFIRVAATSPRLRVADCDYNRAEIQTIIGQAVEEQIQIICFPELALTGYSCGDLFFQETLQREALSSLQQLALFMRDKPSIIAIVGLPMRIGSKLFNMAAVISAEGILGVVPKSNLPNDREYYEKRWFAAAADLVASSIQIGEYEVPTAPDGMIFRTPYATFGVEICEDLWMPIPPSSRLAMEGAELLFNLSASNELVGKHRYRKSLVLQQSGRCNAAYIYASAGTGESSTDMVFSGACLIAENGTLLAESKRFSPDNVLIATDIDLDALRHDRLKNSNYKNSTHHPATVVGCSLTEVATNTFLHPVPEHPFIPSTEYEDESLAEVFSIQTEGLAKRLRHTGIEKATIGISGGLDSTLALLVTIATFDRLQLPRENIVGITMPGFGTTNRTYRNAIDLMHASGITVREIPIEEAVKQHFKDIGHDIDDHSVTYENSQARERTQILMDVANKIGALVVGTGNLSELALGWATYNGDQMSMYGVNASVPKTLVATLVRWIADNRMEANARTILHDILDTPFSPELLPAAADGQIAQKTEHFVGPYELHDFFLHRMLRFGDGPARILFLARLAFAGRFADEELTKWLRVFYKRFFSQQFKRSCMPDGPKVGSVNLSPRGDWRMPSDAMANLWLKELEEESNE, translated from the coding sequence ATGTATATCAACAGGCAGGGTTTTATACGCGTAGCGGCCACCTCACCCCGGCTGAGGGTTGCCGATTGCGACTACAACAGGGCAGAGATCCAAACAATCATTGGTCAGGCCGTGGAGGAACAGATACAAATCATCTGCTTCCCGGAGCTGGCACTCACCGGCTACAGCTGCGGTGATCTCTTCTTTCAGGAGACGTTGCAGAGAGAAGCACTCTCTTCATTGCAGCAGCTGGCACTATTCATGCGCGACAAGCCTTCTATTATCGCCATCGTGGGATTGCCGATGCGCATTGGCAGCAAACTGTTCAACATGGCCGCGGTAATCTCTGCCGAAGGTATCCTGGGAGTGGTACCCAAGAGCAATTTACCAAACGATCGGGAGTACTATGAGAAAAGGTGGTTTGCCGCGGCAGCCGACCTCGTTGCATCCTCAATACAGATAGGAGAGTATGAGGTACCGACAGCACCTGACGGTATGATTTTCCGGACTCCCTACGCCACCTTCGGGGTGGAGATCTGTGAGGATCTCTGGATGCCCATTCCCCCCTCATCCCGACTGGCAATGGAGGGAGCCGAACTGTTGTTCAACCTGTCGGCCAGTAACGAGCTGGTGGGCAAACATCGCTATCGAAAATCGCTGGTTTTACAACAGTCGGGGCGATGCAACGCAGCCTATATCTATGCCTCTGCCGGCACCGGTGAATCGTCTACCGACATGGTCTTCTCCGGCGCTTGCCTCATCGCCGAGAACGGCACCCTTCTGGCAGAATCGAAACGATTCTCACCCGACAACGTACTGATTGCAACCGATATAGACCTCGATGCGCTGCGGCACGACAGGCTGAAGAACAGCAACTACAAAAACAGTACGCATCACCCCGCTACTGTTGTGGGCTGCTCCCTTACAGAAGTTGCAACCAACACCTTTCTTCACCCGGTGCCGGAACATCCCTTCATCCCATCAACAGAATATGAAGACGAATCCCTCGCGGAAGTGTTCAGTATTCAGACGGAGGGATTGGCCAAACGACTTCGCCACACCGGCATTGAAAAGGCTACCATTGGTATCTCCGGAGGACTCGATTCCACGCTGGCGCTCCTGGTCACCATCGCCACCTTCGACCGGCTGCAGTTGCCACGCGAGAATATCGTGGGAATCACCATGCCGGGATTTGGGACCACCAACAGAACCTACCGTAACGCCATTGACCTGATGCACGCCTCCGGCATCACTGTCAGGGAGATCCCCATTGAAGAGGCGGTAAAACAACATTTCAAAGATATCGGCCACGACATCGACGACCACAGTGTCACTTACGAGAACAGCCAGGCACGTGAGCGTACACAGATCCTGATGGATGTTGCCAATAAAATCGGGGCATTGGTAGTGGGAACCGGCAACCTGTCGGAACTTGCATTGGGTTGGGCAACCTATAACGGCGACCAAATGTCGATGTATGGCGTCAATGCCAGCGTACCAAAGACACTGGTGGCCACTCTGGTTCGCTGGATCGCCGACAACCGGATGGAAGCAAACGCCCGCACCATCCTCCATGACATTCTCGACACCCCCTTCAGTCCGGAACTACTGCCGGCTGCTGCCGACGGCCAGATCGCACAAAAAACAGAACATTTTGTGGGACCCTATGAGCTGCACGACTTCTTCCTGCACCGGATGCTGCGCTTTGGTGACGGCCCGGCACGCATCCTCTTTCTGGCCCGGTTAGCTTTTGCCGGGCGGTTTGCTGACGAGGAACTGACCAAATGGCTCAGAGTCTTTTACAAACGATTCTTTTCACAGCAATTCAAACGCTCATGCATGCCCGATGGTCCCAAGGTTGGCTCCGTGAACCTTTCACCCCGGGGCGACTGGCGTATGCCGAGCGACGCAATGGCCAACCTTTGGCTCAAAGAGCTGGAAGAGGAATCAAATGAGTAA
- a CDS encoding phosphotransferase produces the protein MQSLTNLFTSFTGKPHETLEALPTSGSNRTYYRISAGNTSLIGVHGDSREENRAFIALSDHFHKQGLNVPQVLAVSGDESCYLQEDLGDSVLFDRIRAGRNTGVFSHGEKELLHKTIALLADIQHLGARDLDFNVCYPLPSFNLRSVMWDLNYFKYNFLKTTGMEFLEGQLENDFDKMAEILLQDETHTFMYRDFQSRNVMLVEDEPYFIDFQGGRKGPVYYDLASFLWQAKANLPAELREELIETYITSHRKYQPVEETTFREQLRHFVLFRTLQVLGAYGFRGYFEKKPHFIQSIPFALNNLRELLEEGFEEYPYLCMILRKMCELKQFADSRKRELEVRIYSFAYKKGIPDDSSGNGGGYVFDCRAINNPGKFERYNNATGLDESVIRFLEEDGEIVSFLHNIYPLIDQHVKRYMERNFTNLMISFGCTGGQHRSVYAAQHVAEHISQMFGVKVSLVHREQNLEQEFRKR, from the coding sequence ATGCAATCCCTTACCAACCTTTTCACCTCCTTTACAGGGAAGCCACACGAAACACTTGAAGCACTGCCTACCTCCGGCTCCAATCGCACATACTACCGCATCAGCGCCGGTAATACATCACTTATAGGTGTACATGGTGATTCGCGCGAGGAGAACCGTGCATTTATCGCGCTCTCCGACCACTTTCACAAACAAGGCCTGAATGTACCTCAGGTGCTGGCGGTCTCCGGTGACGAAAGTTGCTACCTGCAGGAGGATCTGGGAGACTCAGTGTTGTTCGACCGAATCAGGGCAGGTCGGAATACCGGTGTGTTCAGCCATGGTGAAAAGGAATTGCTACACAAGACCATTGCCCTGCTCGCGGATATTCAACACCTTGGGGCACGCGATCTCGACTTCAACGTCTGCTACCCCTTGCCATCCTTCAACCTCCGATCGGTGATGTGGGATCTCAACTATTTCAAGTACAACTTCCTGAAGACAACCGGCATGGAGTTCCTGGAGGGCCAACTGGAAAACGACTTCGATAAAATGGCAGAAATATTGCTGCAAGACGAGACCCACACCTTCATGTACCGTGACTTCCAGTCGCGCAACGTGATGCTGGTGGAAGATGAACCCTACTTTATCGATTTCCAGGGCGGCAGGAAAGGACCGGTATACTACGATCTTGCCTCCTTTCTCTGGCAGGCAAAAGCCAACTTACCGGCTGAATTGCGTGAGGAGCTCATCGAAACCTATATCACCTCACACCGAAAATACCAGCCGGTGGAGGAAACCACCTTCCGTGAACAACTGCGTCACTTCGTGCTCTTCCGCACACTCCAGGTGCTGGGAGCTTACGGTTTCAGGGGGTATTTTGAAAAGAAGCCTCATTTCATCCAGAGCATCCCCTTTGCACTGAACAACTTGCGGGAATTGCTGGAAGAGGGGTTTGAAGAATACCCCTACCTCTGCATGATTCTGCGTAAGATGTGCGAACTAAAACAATTTGCCGACAGCCGTAAGCGAGAGCTGGAGGTACGTATCTACAGTTTTGCCTATAAGAAAGGTATCCCGGATGATAGCTCCGGTAACGGTGGGGGTTATGTCTTCGATTGCCGTGCCATCAACAACCCGGGAAAATTTGAACGGTATAACAATGCAACAGGCCTCGACGAATCGGTAATCCGTTTTCTGGAAGAGGATGGTGAGATCGTCTCATTTCTTCATAACATCTACCCGCTTATCGACCAGCATGTGAAGCGTTACATGGAACGTAACTTCACCAACCTGATGATCTCATTTGGATGCACCGGCGGACAACATCGATCTGTCTATGCAGCACAGCATGTGGCGGAACATATCTCACAAATGTTCGGTGTGAAAGTATCACTGGTGCACCGTGAGCAGAATCTTGAGCAGGAGTTCAGAAAAAGATGA
- a CDS encoding nucleotidyltransferase family protein, whose product MKAMIFAAGLGTRLSPLTDTLPKALVRVGGKPLLQHTIEKLTVAGFDEIIINIHHFGQQIIDFVEANNCFGIRIEFSDEREQLLDTGGGIKKAAWFFDDNRPFLVHNVDILSTVDLREVMNHHLNNEVPATLVCSERETNRYLLFNDQNHLRGWINKKTGEVKSPVAKFQPAGFTHLAFSGIQVLHPSLLHEMDSFPDRFSIIDFYISLCNTHPITAYLPDKGNILDVGKLEAIQQADLFLLEKS is encoded by the coding sequence ATGAAAGCAATGATTTTCGCAGCCGGTCTAGGCACCCGCCTCAGCCCCCTCACCGACACGCTACCGAAAGCACTGGTAAGGGTAGGAGGCAAGCCGCTGCTCCAGCATACCATTGAAAAGCTGACTGTAGCCGGCTTTGATGAAATCATCATCAACATCCACCACTTCGGACAGCAAATCATCGATTTTGTGGAAGCAAACAATTGTTTCGGCATCCGTATTGAATTTTCTGATGAGAGGGAACAGTTGCTCGATACCGGCGGTGGCATCAAGAAAGCAGCTTGGTTCTTCGATGACAATCGTCCTTTTTTGGTACACAATGTGGATATCCTCTCCACGGTCGACCTGCGGGAAGTGATGAATCACCATCTGAACAATGAAGTTCCGGCAACACTTGTTTGCAGTGAACGGGAAACCAACCGTTATCTGCTTTTCAACGACCAGAACCATCTCCGCGGGTGGATTAACAAAAAAACGGGTGAAGTGAAATCACCTGTTGCCAAGTTTCAACCCGCCGGTTTCACCCATCTGGCATTCTCAGGCATACAGGTGCTTCATCCTTCTCTGCTCCATGAGATGGACTCCTTTCCCGATCGTTTCTCCATCATCGATTTTTACATCTCTCTCTGTAACACCCATCCCATCACCGCCTACCTGCCCGACAAAGGGAATATCCTCGACGTGGGCAAACTGGAAGCGATTCAACAGGCTGACCTATTCCTGCTGGAAAAGAGCTGA